A part of Cannabis sativa cultivar Pink pepper isolate KNU-18-1 chromosome 6, ASM2916894v1, whole genome shotgun sequence genomic DNA contains:
- the LOC115725098 gene encoding nuclear intron maturase 4, mitochondrial isoform X2, with product MRSSVFPILYRAKLGKCSVGQSVIHGPLRSLFALNIGKRYERGQEHVNFSTFATTDDINLGSGKKMLATNLASLLEECSEIDEGKPKSRMELKRFFENRVKKRVKEQYVNGKFQDLIEKVIANPETLQDAYNCIRLNSNVDITTLDNNTASFKSTGEELFCEKFDVNANTFSISTKGAKKEILVLPNQKLKIIQEAIRIVLEVVYRPHFSKISHGCRSGRGHFTALKFISKQICAPDWWFTVLINKKVDTCILDKLISVMEEKIDDQRLFSIIRRMFDSRVINLEFGGFPKGHGLPQEGVLSPILMNIYLDLFDREFYRLSMKYEALNVEFQSNQESQSQLRNWFRRHLKANDLSSSGQENFSSSVHCCRFMDEIFFAVSGSKDVAHSFKYEILNYLQKSLHLDIDDKAELLPCAGPRGVRFMGTLLKRTVRETPATKAIHKLKEKVELFALQNKEAWNSGTVRIGKKWLAYGLKKVKESEIKHLADPESVLSHISHFRKPGMETDHWYKHLLKIWMQDVKAKAAVCEETLLSKYVAEPALPKELRNSFYEFQRRADEYVLSETASTKALLQNSDSSVQPIIDTQIIAPINAIKKRLVRYGLVTNKGYPLPSSLLILQDDIQIVHWFSGIVRRWLRWYSESDNFSDIKLLISDQVRKACIRTLAVKYHLPESDIENKFDVELSRIPCSHDIEQEMVSETLDVFEKDEALMYGISYGGLCLLSLSRKVSESRPCNCFVIGCFVPAQSVYALHVMERQKFPGWKTGFSSCIHPSLKSRKIGLCKQHLKDLYLGDISLQSIDFGSWK from the exons ATGCGGTCATCTGTTTTCCCCATTCTTTACAGAGCAAAGTTGGGAAAGTGTAGCGTTGGGCAATCGGTAATTCATGGGCCACTCCGTTCCTTGTTTGCACTCAATATAG GTAAACGATATGAAAGAGGTCAAGAGCATGTTAATTTTTCCACTTTTGCAACAACTGATGATATAAATCTGGGCTCGGGGAAGAAGATGCTGGCAACAAACTTAGCCTCTTTGTTAGAAGAGTGTTCGGAAATAGACGAGGGGAAACCCAAAAGTCGAATGGAACTCAAGAGGTTTTTTGAAAATCGGGTAAAGAAGAGGGTGAAGGAGCAGTATGTGAATGGTAAGTTTCAGGACCTAATAGAAAAAGTAATTGCCAATCCAGAAACTCTTCAAGATGCTTACAATTGTATAAGGCTAAATTCAAACGTTGATATAACAACGTTAGACAACAATACTGCCTCTTTTAAATCCACTGGTGAAGAGCTGTTCTGTGAAAAATTTGACGTCAATGCCAATACTTTTTCTATTTCAACAAAAGGGGCAAAGAAAGAAATCTTAGTCCTGCCTAATCAAAAACTGAAAATCATTCAAGAAGCCATTAGAATAGTTTTGGAAGTTGTATACAGACCCCACTTTTCTAAGATATCACATGGTTGCCGTAGTGGGAGGGGGCACTTCACTGCTTTGAAGTTTATAAGCAAACAGATATGTGCTCCTGATTGGTGGTTTACAGTTCTCATCAACAAAAAGGTAGACACTTGTATCCTTGATAAACTAATATCAGTTATGGAAGAGAAGATAGATGACCAAAGGTTATTTTCGATTATCCGGAGGATGTTTGATTCTCGGGTTATCAATTTGGAGTTTGGGGGTTTCCCTAAAGGTCATGGTCTTCCCCAGGAGGGAGTTTTGTCACCTATATTGATGAACATATACCTTGACCTTTTTGACCGTGAATTTTATAGATTGTCAATGAAATATGAAGCTCTCAATGTAGAATTCCAAAGTAATCAAGAATCTCAGTCTCAGTTGCGCAATTGGTTTAGAAGACACCTGAAAGCCAATGATCTCAGCAGTTCAGGGCAAGAAAATTTCAGCTCAAGTGTTCATTGTTGTCGGTTTATGGATGAGATATTTTTTGCAGTTTCTGGTTCCAAAGATGTTGCTCACAGTTTCAAGTATGAGATTCTAAATTACTTGCAAAAGTCTTTGCACTTGGATATTGATGATAAAGCAGAGCTGTTACCATGTGCAGGTCCACGCGGGGTTCGCTTTATGGGAACCTTGCTCAAAAGAACGGTGAGAGAAACTCCAGCAACAAAAGCTATCCACAAGTTgaaagaaaaagttgagttaTTTGCTTTGCAAAATAAAGAAGCTTGGAATTCTGGGACAGTTCGGATCGGGAAGAAATGGCTGGCTTATGGGCTGAAGAAAGTAAAAGAGTCAGAAATTAAGCATTTGGCTGATCCTGAATCTGTTCTCAGCCATATTTCTCATTTTCGCAAACCTGGTATGGAAACTGATCACTGGTATAAGCACTTGCTGAAGATATGGATGCAAGATGTTAAAGCAAAAGCAGCAGTGTGTGAGGAAACACTCCTGTCAAAGTATGTTGCAGAACCAGCCTTACCCAAGGAACTGAGGAACTCCTTCTATGAATTTCAAAGGCGTGCGGATGAGTATGTTTTATCCGAGACAGCTTCTACTAAAGCTCTTTTGCAAAATTCTGACTCGTCTGTCCAACCCATCATCGATACTCAGATAATTGCACCTATTAATGCCATAAAAAAACGTCTTGTACGGTATGGATTGGTGACAAACAAAGGTTACCCCCTTCCATCTTCTCTTCTCATTTTACAAGATGACATCCAAATTGTCCATTGGTTTTCAGGCATTGTTCGCCGTTGGTTGAGATGGTACAGTGAGTCTGACAATTTTTCTGATATAAAACTCTTAATTTCTGATCAAGTTAGAAAAGCATGCATTCGGACTTTAGCAGTAAAGTATCACTTGCCAGAAAGTGATATTGAAAATAAGTTTGATGTAGAATTGAGTAGGATCCCTTGCTCCCATGATATTGAGCAAGAGATGGTGAGCGAGACGTTGGATGTTTTCGAAAAGGATGAGGCATTAATGTATGGAATTTCTTATGGTGGTTTGTGTTTGCTGTCCTTATCAAGAAAGGTGAGTGAATCTCGTCCTTGCAATTGTTTTGTTATAGGCTGCTTTGTTCCAGCACAAAGTGTTTATGCTCTTCATGTAATGGAAAGGCAGAAATTTCCAGGATGGAAAACAGGGTTCTCAAGCTGTATTCACCCAAGCTTGAAAAGTCGTAAAATTGGGTTGTGTAAGCAACACTTGAAAGATTTATATCTTGGTGATATATCACTCCAGTCCATTGATTTTGGCTCATGGAAATGA
- the LOC115725098 gene encoding nuclear intron maturase 4, mitochondrial isoform X1, giving the protein MRSSVFPILYRAKLGKCSVGQSVIHGPLRSLFALNIVPGKRYERGQEHVNFSTFATTDDINLGSGKKMLATNLASLLEECSEIDEGKPKSRMELKRFFENRVKKRVKEQYVNGKFQDLIEKVIANPETLQDAYNCIRLNSNVDITTLDNNTASFKSTGEELFCEKFDVNANTFSISTKGAKKEILVLPNQKLKIIQEAIRIVLEVVYRPHFSKISHGCRSGRGHFTALKFISKQICAPDWWFTVLINKKVDTCILDKLISVMEEKIDDQRLFSIIRRMFDSRVINLEFGGFPKGHGLPQEGVLSPILMNIYLDLFDREFYRLSMKYEALNVEFQSNQESQSQLRNWFRRHLKANDLSSSGQENFSSSVHCCRFMDEIFFAVSGSKDVAHSFKYEILNYLQKSLHLDIDDKAELLPCAGPRGVRFMGTLLKRTVRETPATKAIHKLKEKVELFALQNKEAWNSGTVRIGKKWLAYGLKKVKESEIKHLADPESVLSHISHFRKPGMETDHWYKHLLKIWMQDVKAKAAVCEETLLSKYVAEPALPKELRNSFYEFQRRADEYVLSETASTKALLQNSDSSVQPIIDTQIIAPINAIKKRLVRYGLVTNKGYPLPSSLLILQDDIQIVHWFSGIVRRWLRWYSESDNFSDIKLLISDQVRKACIRTLAVKYHLPESDIENKFDVELSRIPCSHDIEQEMVSETLDVFEKDEALMYGISYGGLCLLSLSRKVSESRPCNCFVIGCFVPAQSVYALHVMERQKFPGWKTGFSSCIHPSLKSRKIGLCKQHLKDLYLGDISLQSIDFGSWK; this is encoded by the exons ATGCGGTCATCTGTTTTCCCCATTCTTTACAGAGCAAAGTTGGGAAAGTGTAGCGTTGGGCAATCGGTAATTCATGGGCCACTCCGTTCCTTGTTTGCACTCAATATAG TACCAGGTAAACGATATGAAAGAGGTCAAGAGCATGTTAATTTTTCCACTTTTGCAACAACTGATGATATAAATCTGGGCTCGGGGAAGAAGATGCTGGCAACAAACTTAGCCTCTTTGTTAGAAGAGTGTTCGGAAATAGACGAGGGGAAACCCAAAAGTCGAATGGAACTCAAGAGGTTTTTTGAAAATCGGGTAAAGAAGAGGGTGAAGGAGCAGTATGTGAATGGTAAGTTTCAGGACCTAATAGAAAAAGTAATTGCCAATCCAGAAACTCTTCAAGATGCTTACAATTGTATAAGGCTAAATTCAAACGTTGATATAACAACGTTAGACAACAATACTGCCTCTTTTAAATCCACTGGTGAAGAGCTGTTCTGTGAAAAATTTGACGTCAATGCCAATACTTTTTCTATTTCAACAAAAGGGGCAAAGAAAGAAATCTTAGTCCTGCCTAATCAAAAACTGAAAATCATTCAAGAAGCCATTAGAATAGTTTTGGAAGTTGTATACAGACCCCACTTTTCTAAGATATCACATGGTTGCCGTAGTGGGAGGGGGCACTTCACTGCTTTGAAGTTTATAAGCAAACAGATATGTGCTCCTGATTGGTGGTTTACAGTTCTCATCAACAAAAAGGTAGACACTTGTATCCTTGATAAACTAATATCAGTTATGGAAGAGAAGATAGATGACCAAAGGTTATTTTCGATTATCCGGAGGATGTTTGATTCTCGGGTTATCAATTTGGAGTTTGGGGGTTTCCCTAAAGGTCATGGTCTTCCCCAGGAGGGAGTTTTGTCACCTATATTGATGAACATATACCTTGACCTTTTTGACCGTGAATTTTATAGATTGTCAATGAAATATGAAGCTCTCAATGTAGAATTCCAAAGTAATCAAGAATCTCAGTCTCAGTTGCGCAATTGGTTTAGAAGACACCTGAAAGCCAATGATCTCAGCAGTTCAGGGCAAGAAAATTTCAGCTCAAGTGTTCATTGTTGTCGGTTTATGGATGAGATATTTTTTGCAGTTTCTGGTTCCAAAGATGTTGCTCACAGTTTCAAGTATGAGATTCTAAATTACTTGCAAAAGTCTTTGCACTTGGATATTGATGATAAAGCAGAGCTGTTACCATGTGCAGGTCCACGCGGGGTTCGCTTTATGGGAACCTTGCTCAAAAGAACGGTGAGAGAAACTCCAGCAACAAAAGCTATCCACAAGTTgaaagaaaaagttgagttaTTTGCTTTGCAAAATAAAGAAGCTTGGAATTCTGGGACAGTTCGGATCGGGAAGAAATGGCTGGCTTATGGGCTGAAGAAAGTAAAAGAGTCAGAAATTAAGCATTTGGCTGATCCTGAATCTGTTCTCAGCCATATTTCTCATTTTCGCAAACCTGGTATGGAAACTGATCACTGGTATAAGCACTTGCTGAAGATATGGATGCAAGATGTTAAAGCAAAAGCAGCAGTGTGTGAGGAAACACTCCTGTCAAAGTATGTTGCAGAACCAGCCTTACCCAAGGAACTGAGGAACTCCTTCTATGAATTTCAAAGGCGTGCGGATGAGTATGTTTTATCCGAGACAGCTTCTACTAAAGCTCTTTTGCAAAATTCTGACTCGTCTGTCCAACCCATCATCGATACTCAGATAATTGCACCTATTAATGCCATAAAAAAACGTCTTGTACGGTATGGATTGGTGACAAACAAAGGTTACCCCCTTCCATCTTCTCTTCTCATTTTACAAGATGACATCCAAATTGTCCATTGGTTTTCAGGCATTGTTCGCCGTTGGTTGAGATGGTACAGTGAGTCTGACAATTTTTCTGATATAAAACTCTTAATTTCTGATCAAGTTAGAAAAGCATGCATTCGGACTTTAGCAGTAAAGTATCACTTGCCAGAAAGTGATATTGAAAATAAGTTTGATGTAGAATTGAGTAGGATCCCTTGCTCCCATGATATTGAGCAAGAGATGGTGAGCGAGACGTTGGATGTTTTCGAAAAGGATGAGGCATTAATGTATGGAATTTCTTATGGTGGTTTGTGTTTGCTGTCCTTATCAAGAAAGGTGAGTGAATCTCGTCCTTGCAATTGTTTTGTTATAGGCTGCTTTGTTCCAGCACAAAGTGTTTATGCTCTTCATGTAATGGAAAGGCAGAAATTTCCAGGATGGAAAACAGGGTTCTCAAGCTGTATTCACCCAAGCTTGAAAAGTCGTAAAATTGGGTTGTGTAAGCAACACTTGAAAGATTTATATCTTGGTGATATATCACTCCAGTCCATTGATTTTGGCTCATGGAAATGA
- the LOC115725099 gene encoding mitotic spindle checkpoint protein BUBR1 — protein sequence MEKFDPETEFLLSKQETGNEWELFKENVRPLKRGRKIATLNEALKSQTSNFHKDSLLHQRKKLIEAIDDYSGDDPLHPWLQCIKWVQEAFPSGGDSSGLVVIYEQCVRTFWHSDRYKDDLRYLKVWLEYAQNCSDAEIIYSFLDTNEIGKTHASYYISYARHMESKNKMKMANDIFNLGISRTAQPIQTLKDSYTEFLMRSMRRPKPNVGDSTEKNLSLRSFGTVLSTGENRIRTTGRGHSSSSSSSLVNIYKDPSFAVDIPKTEAASSWKSLGSRAERNKENNDKPSKWKAYKVSQKPGTVVGSNCIEVFVDEECEKEMPKEDVESNSISRGLNFQLRQGNDQHLKTETQLLRENPLRNFTSNSLPR from the coding sequence ATGGAGAAGTTCGATCCCGAGACGGAGTTCCTTCTCTCAAAGCAAGAAACTGGGAATGAGTGGGAGCTCTTTAAGGAGAACGTAAGGCCTTTGAAGAGAGGTCGTAAGATTGCTACCTTGAACGAGGCTCTCAAGTCCCAGACCAGCAATTTTCACAAGGACTCTCTCCTTCACCAACGAAAGAAACTGATTGAAGCAATCGATGATTATTCTGGGGATGATCCTCTCCATCCATGGCTCCAGTGCATCAAGTGGGTTCAGGAAGCATTTCCTTCTGGTGGAGATAGTTCTGGACTGGTTGTGATTTACGAACAATGTGTTCGTACCTTTTGGCATTCAGATCGCTACAAGGATGATCTCCGGTATCTGAAAGTGTGGTTGGAATATGCACAAAATTGCAGCGATGCTGAAATCATATACAGTTTTCTCGACACAAACGAAATCGGGAAGACACATGCTTCATACTACATATCCTATGCTAGGCATATGGAATCCAAGAACAAGATGAAAATGGCCAATGATATATTTAATCTTGGTATATCGAGGACTGCTCAACCGATACAAACACTCAAGGATTCATACACAGAATTTCTTATGCGCTCAATGAGAAGACCAAAACCTAATGTCGGTGACTCTACGGAGAAAAACTTGTCACTCCGAAGCTTTGGCACTGTCCTCTCTACTGGAGAAAACAGAATAAGGACCACAGGTAGGggtcattcttcttcttcttcttcttctcttgttAACATATACAAAGATCCAAGTTTTGCTGTTGATATACCAAAGACGGAGGCAGCCTCTTCTTGGAAGAGTCTTGGATCTCGAGCAGAGAGAAACAAAGAGAATAATGACAAGCCTAGCAAGTGGAAAGCGTACAAGGTTTCTCAAAAACCAGGAACCGTTGTAGGTAGTAATTGCATTGAGGTTTTTGTAGATGAAGAATGTGAAAAAGAGATGCCCAAAGAAGATGTTGAGAGCAACAGCATCAGCAGGGGTTTGAATTTTCAACTTAGACAGGGAAATGACCAACACCTTAAGACAGAAACACAACTGTTGAGGGAGAATCCATTGCGTAATTTCACTTCAAACAGCCTTCCGAGATAA